Within the Candidatus Zixiibacteriota bacterium genome, the region CGCTCTGGTTAAAATTCCGGTCTATCTTTCGCGGGATGATTATATGGTGATAAATATTGATATGGAAGAGATAAATATGCCGAGCCTTCTGGTTGCCCGTGTGCGCCACAAACGTCGCAGCGACGACAACGGCTCCCTGGTGGGAGTGGAATTCATGGTAAAAGAAGACTGCCCGCGCAAACTCCCGCGCAATCTTATCAAGAATCTTCCTGCCAGGCTATTTGATTTCGACGACCAGATGCGTCTGGAACTGGCGTCAATCCTAACCGAGAAATATAAAGACCAATTAGAATAAAGGAACTGGCGATGGAACAGTCACGAGTCAAAGTAATCTCCGATGTCACGGTCAGCGATGATACCATCGGGGTAAAACCACCCTTCAAACTGGGCCGCGACAAACAGAGGCGGTATATCCGGCTGGAGATTTCGGAACCGATGGAGGGAACCATTCTCAAGAGCCGCTCCGGGGATTTCTGGCCCGACCTCAACGGACCGTCATTTCACGGCTCCATACTCAACATTTCCGCGGGGGGAGTGCTTCTGGTTACGGAATTTCCGGTTGAGGAGAACGCCGTCGTGCTTATGAAATTCTCCCTTCAGGAGGTGGAAGTGGTGGACCGGATTGTCGGCGTGGTAAAACGGAGTGATGCCGACGAAAAGGAGTGGCTGGTGGG harbors:
- a CDS encoding PilZ domain-containing protein — protein: MEQSRVKVISDVTVSDDTIGVKPPFKLGRDKQRRYIRLEISEPMEGTILKSRSGDFWPDLNGPSFHGSILNISAGGVLLVTEFPVEENAVVLMKFSLQEVEVVDRIVGVVKRSDADEKEWLVGVEFVPRENFVDIFSGPEQALLPEDAASFDEKIKKTLNKYIFFKKVTKYGREEI